From Cygnus atratus isolate AKBS03 ecotype Queensland, Australia chromosome 1, CAtr_DNAZoo_HiC_assembly, whole genome shotgun sequence, the proteins below share one genomic window:
- the CCNA1 gene encoding cyclin-A1 gives MHRTGEKSRAGRREPCPAAPRGGRAVLGVLVENGQQRPGGQSTAVTRHFSVSKNAIPPAGKDELSSCVVSAASKQGFAIYIDEPEQKENYSYQVDEELESSLCELDTSAMTSSIHLLLDLSTGSPMLVDTSFRSQPEQQMGDAVTLMTVGEYAEDIHQYLREAEIKYRPKPHYMRKQPDITSGMRAILVDWLVEVGEEYKLRTETLYLAVNYLDRFLSCMSVLRGKLQLVGTAAILLAAKYEEIYPPEVDEFVYITDDTYTKRQLLRMEHLLLKVLAFDLTVPTINQFLLQYIQRHGVCIRTENFARYLAELSLLEADPFLKYLPSQTAAAAYCLANYTVNRSFWPETLAAFTGYSLSEIVPCLTDLHKVCLDAPRCQLQAIKEKYKHSKYLQVSLLEPPAALPLQ, from the exons ATGCACCGCACCGGCGAGAAGAGCCGGGCGGGCCGCCGGGAaccctgccccgctgccccccgcggcggccgggccgtgctgggggtgctggtggagaACGGGCAGCAGCGGCCCGGCGGCCAG AGTACTGCTGTTACCAGACACTTCTCCGTCTCCAAGAACGCCATCCCTCCGGCTGGAAAAGATGAATTATCCAGCTGTGTGGTCAGTGCTGCGTCAAAGCAGGGGTTTGCCATCTACATAGATGAaccagaacagaaagaaaactacagCTACCAAGTGGATGAAGAGCTGGAATCAAGCCTGTGTGAACTGGATACTAGTGCAATGACATCCAGTATTCACCTACTGCTGGATCTGAGTACAG GTTCTCCTATGCTAGTGGATACATCCTTCAGGTCCCAACCTGAGCAGCAGATGGGAGATGCCGTAACTCTAATGACTGTGGGAGAGTATGCAGAAGACATTCATCAGTACCTCCGAGAAGCTGAA ATTAAATACAGGCCCAAGCCCCACTACATGAGGAAGCAACCAGATATCACATCAGGAATGCGTGCCATCTTGGTAGACTGGCTGGTGGAAGTAGGGGAAGAATATAAACTTCGGACAGAGACATTATACTTGGCAGTGAACTACCTGGACAGGTTTCTCTCCTGTATGTCTGTTCTcagagggaagctgcagcttgTCGGAACAGCAGCAATTCTTCTGGCTGC GAAATACGAAGAAATCTACCCACCAGAAGTGGATGAATTTGTGTATATAACAGATGATACATACACAAAGAGGCAGCTGCTAAGAATGGAACACCTGCTTCTCAAAGTGTTGGCTTTTGACCTCACGGtgccgactatcaaccagttCCTCCTTCAGTATATTCAGAGGCATGGAGTCTGTATCAGGACAGAGAACTTTGCAAGG TATCTTGCAGAATTGAGTCTCCTTGAAGCTGATCCTTTCCTGAAGTACCTTCCTTCACAAACCGCTGCAGCAGCCTACTGTCTAGCAAACTATACGGTGAACAGGTCTTTCTGG CCAGAAACTCTTGCTGCATTCACTGGATATTCATTAAGTGAGATAGTGCCTTGCCTGACTGATCTGCACAAAGTATGCCTTGATGCTCCCCGTTGCCAACTGCAAGCAATTAAGGAGAAGTATAAGCACTCAAA GTATTTGCAGGTGTCTCttctggagcccccagcagctcttcctctACAATAG